Proteins encoded together in one Psychrobacter sanguinis window:
- the ppsR gene encoding posphoenolpyruvate synthetase regulatory kinase/phosphorylase PpsR, translating to MENLINTLSAKPTIQNRSALAVDKPQVIRVAFFISDGTAITAETLGRSILSQFASVPFETRVIPYVDTIETAQAAVEHINKAYQNTGILPLVFDTIVDPDIREIVNSAQACNLDMYEGLIGRITDEIGVEPDGHSGHAHDDVDSETYKSRIDAVHFALDNDDGARTRHYDMADIILIGVSRSGKTPTSLYLALQFGIRAANYPLTEDDLFDNQLPKALQPYRGKLFGLIIDTERLQKIRQERRAGSRYASYKQCEEEQRAIQAIYMTQNIPSLNVSEMSVEEIATRILQITGLKRRIG from the coding sequence ATGGAAAACCTAATTAACACGTTATCTGCAAAACCCACCATCCAAAACCGCAGTGCTTTAGCCGTAGATAAGCCACAAGTTATCCGTGTGGCTTTTTTCATATCTGATGGCACGGCCATTACTGCTGAAACTTTGGGGCGTTCTATATTAAGTCAATTCGCCAGTGTTCCGTTTGAGACCCGTGTCATTCCTTATGTAGATACTATAGAGACTGCGCAAGCTGCGGTCGAGCATATTAATAAAGCTTATCAAAACACCGGTATTTTACCGTTGGTATTCGATACCATCGTTGACCCTGATATCCGTGAGATTGTTAATTCAGCACAGGCGTGTAATCTCGATATGTATGAAGGCCTAATCGGCCGCATTACTGATGAAATTGGGGTGGAACCTGACGGCCACTCAGGTCATGCCCATGATGATGTGGATTCAGAGACTTATAAATCTCGTATCGATGCGGTGCACTTTGCACTAGACAACGATGATGGCGCGCGTACACGTCACTACGATATGGCGGATATTATCTTAATTGGGGTGTCTCGCTCGGGTAAAACACCGACCTCTTTATATCTGGCGCTACAGTTCGGTATTCGTGCTGCAAACTATCCATTAACCGAAGACGATTTATTTGATAACCAATTGCCTAAAGCGTTACAACCGTACCGCGGTAAGTTATTTGGTCTAATTATTGACACAGAGCGACTACAAAAAATCCGTCAAGAGCGTAGAGCAGGCAGTCGATATGCCAGTTACAAACAGTGTGAGGAAGAGCAGCGTGCTATTCAGGCCATTTATATGACTCAAAATATCCCTAGTCTAAATGTATCAGAAATGTCAGTGGAAGAGATTGCGACGCGAATTTTACAGATAACAGGGTTAAAACGTCGTATTGGATAA
- a CDS encoding RDD family protein, which produces MQIYLARNQVQAGPYTLAELNNMLATGQVELGDLMWHAGMEQWKPVGEMTQGQFHYNPNASASPNTPPRRVSVAELYGKKEPQSDLKQVTDLSKSPPASAHNKTIKARPFNNTTDELATISNRVLAVIIDSLLLMACYLPFLSGLNYDFDKITATAGDMDKMTQLAQSVPEHLSSMSSLMFLALFAVQLVLLLRKGQTIGKLVMGIRIVDVQSRRLASATNIILWRSLVTSALYVLPMVGPIILIADFVIMVTNKQRRSLHDKFAKTMVVKAKPDQLKK; this is translated from the coding sequence ATGCAGATTTATTTGGCTAGAAATCAGGTTCAAGCAGGCCCTTACACCCTTGCCGAGCTTAATAATATGCTTGCTACCGGACAGGTAGAATTGGGTGATCTTATGTGGCATGCTGGTATGGAACAATGGAAGCCAGTGGGTGAAATGACCCAAGGTCAGTTTCACTATAATCCGAATGCTTCAGCCTCACCTAATACCCCGCCTAGAAGAGTCTCGGTTGCTGAGCTTTATGGCAAAAAAGAGCCCCAATCTGATCTAAAGCAAGTCACAGATCTTTCTAAATCCCCACCCGCCTCTGCCCATAATAAAACTATTAAGGCACGGCCCTTTAATAATACAACAGATGAATTGGCCACCATTAGCAATCGAGTACTGGCTGTAATTATTGACTCTCTATTATTGATGGCCTGCTATTTACCTTTCTTATCAGGATTAAATTACGATTTTGATAAAATAACTGCTACTGCGGGTGATATGGATAAAATGACCCAATTGGCACAGTCCGTACCTGAACATTTAAGTTCAATGAGCTCGCTTATGTTTTTGGCTCTATTTGCGGTTCAATTGGTTCTGCTATTAAGAAAAGGACAAACCATTGGCAAGCTAGTGATGGGTATTAGAATTGTCGATGTGCAAAGCAGAAGACTGGCCTCTGCTACCAATATTATTTTATGGCGTAGTCTTGTGACTTCTGCTTTATATGTTCTACCTATGGTTGGCCCTATCATACTTATCGCTGATTTTGTCATAATGGTAACCAACAAACAGCGTCGTAGTCTTCATGATAAGTTTGCCAAAACGATGGTAGTTAAAGCAAAGCCCGATCAGCTTAAAAAATAA
- a CDS encoding histidine phosphatase family protein: MPAHLPPSMMHSVKHLPNNNERLILFTRHSLRERSNGQGFASYDLPLTPQGRVLAKSWGRWLAEYLPYSLDTQSIASPIWRCVDTAKLMQEGAGVRQPISHEPLLVEPGSLVTDAKQANEEFKRIGALNFINTFLQDTSSSTKPAKQGGLDLLSLLYQSQPEPGHLSLAVSHDTLLAAFLGVMRQHKQITWDDWPKMMEGMFLWFDDKPFEESTANFIWRGEKFEVPTQRLILP; the protein is encoded by the coding sequence ATGCCGGCACATTTACCACCTAGTATGATGCATTCGGTTAAGCATTTGCCCAATAATAATGAAAGGCTGATTTTATTTACTAGACATTCATTGCGTGAACGCTCTAATGGGCAGGGTTTTGCCAGTTACGATTTACCGTTAACCCCACAAGGTCGAGTACTAGCCAAGTCATGGGGACGCTGGCTTGCAGAATATCTTCCTTATTCTTTAGATACGCAAAGTATTGCCAGCCCCATTTGGCGGTGTGTCGATACTGCAAAGTTAATGCAAGAGGGCGCAGGAGTTAGACAGCCCATTTCCCATGAGCCATTATTGGTAGAACCAGGGAGTTTGGTCACAGATGCCAAGCAAGCCAATGAGGAGTTTAAGAGAATAGGGGCCTTAAACTTCATCAATACATTTTTGCAAGATACGTCGAGCAGTACCAAGCCTGCCAAGCAAGGTGGCTTAGATTTACTATCGTTACTATATCAGTCTCAGCCAGAGCCTGGGCACTTATCATTGGCAGTTAGCCATGATACTTTGCTGGCCGCCTTTTTGGGGGTAATGCGACAACACAAACAAATCACTTGGGATGATTGGCCAAAGATGATGGAAGGGATGTTTTTGTGGTTTGATGACAAACCTTTTGAAGAGTCTACTGCAAACTTTATATGGCGGGGTGAAAAGTTTGAGGTGCCGACACAACGTTTAATCTTGCCTTAA
- the pyrF gene encoding orotidine-5'-phosphate decarboxylase, with amino-acid sequence MKPLFLGDNVTDLQQTNQPHKQQLIRPNSPIVVALDKASIKEALTLADQLDPKLCRVKVGKELFTRCGPQIIHELHSRGFEVFLDLKFHDIPNTTAQAVLAAADMGVWMVNVHASAGLVAMQESKKRLLDAGHETLLIAVTVLTSMTEEGLQGLGINVPVSEQVERLALLTKEAGLDGVVCSAQEASRLKQLCGQSFQLITPGIRMAEDSADDQKRICTPSQAIQNGSDYLVIGRSITHAENPIKKMTQILETLK; translated from the coding sequence ATGAAGCCTTTATTTTTAGGAGACAATGTGACTGACCTTCAGCAAACCAACCAACCGCATAAACAGCAATTAATCCGTCCTAATTCTCCCATTGTTGTTGCACTTGATAAAGCATCAATCAAGGAAGCGTTAACGTTAGCAGATCAATTAGACCCCAAATTATGTCGGGTTAAAGTAGGTAAAGAGCTGTTTACACGTTGTGGTCCACAAATCATTCATGAACTACATAGCCGCGGCTTTGAGGTGTTTTTAGATTTAAAATTCCACGATATTCCAAATACAACTGCGCAAGCCGTATTGGCAGCTGCGGACATGGGCGTATGGATGGTCAATGTACATGCCAGTGCTGGATTGGTGGCGATGCAAGAGTCCAAAAAGCGTTTGCTAGATGCTGGTCATGAGACATTACTTATTGCTGTGACTGTATTGACCTCAATGACAGAAGAGGGCTTACAAGGCTTGGGCATTAACGTTCCAGTGAGTGAACAGGTCGAGCGTTTGGCCTTATTGACCAAAGAGGCGGGTCTGGACGGCGTGGTATGTTCTGCACAAGAAGCCAGTCGTCTAAAACAGCTTTGTGGTCAATCCTTTCAGTTAATCACTCCCGGTATTCGGATGGCAGAAGATTCAGCAGATGATCAGAAGCGTATCTGTACCCCAAGCCAAGCCATACAAAATGGCTCAGACTATTTGGTTATTGGACGCTCAATCACTCATGCTGAGAATCCTATCAAGAAAATGACGCAAATCTTAGAGACGTTAAAGTAG
- the yajC gene encoding preprotein translocase subunit YajC: MNLFIQAAHAAPEAAGGTAMIMQWIFPLAIFAIFYFLVIRPQSKRAKEHRNMVNSLSVGNEVIFAGGLMGKIKSIEGDYAVVALNDRNDVMIQRASVISVLPNGTIDGL; this comes from the coding sequence ATGAATTTATTCATCCAAGCAGCTCATGCTGCTCCAGAAGCTGCTGGCGGCACTGCTATGATTATGCAGTGGATTTTCCCATTGGCTATTTTTGCCATCTTTTACTTCTTAGTCATTAGACCTCAGTCTAAGCGTGCTAAAGAGCACCGCAATATGGTCAACTCTTTAAGCGTAGGCAACGAAGTTATTTTTGCTGGTGGCTTAATGGGCAAAATCAAATCAATCGAGGGTGACTACGCCGTTGTTGCTCTAAACGATAGAAATGATGTCATGATCCAGCGTGCTTCTGTAATCTCTGTATTGCCAAATGGTACTATTGACGGTTTGTAA
- a CDS encoding metallophosphoesterase — MKLQVLSDLHIDSYAKRQQLIGCIPYTDADVILVAGDTANSDKGMAWLQQQAELNNKPLITIAGNHEYFSEDILSFDNQLSQWDTFDADSFSGLKFLQCQQIDVGDIRILGCTLWTDYQFQATSDTRESVMSFMRDYRQIMAGDYLFSPEISIEIHNQHRAWLRQALIEAHSQQKTVVVMTHHSVTPRSVSEQYADKPSNAAFVSDLSAWMHESWAPKFWLHGHTHEAFDYVEGKTRVVVNPRAYPGEISSTKLEFHWSKVVEV, encoded by the coding sequence ATGAAACTTCAAGTATTAAGTGATCTTCATATTGATAGTTATGCCAAGCGGCAACAGCTAATAGGCTGTATTCCGTATACAGACGCAGACGTTATACTAGTAGCGGGAGATACCGCAAATAGCGATAAAGGTATGGCCTGGCTACAGCAGCAAGCTGAGTTGAACAATAAACCATTAATTACCATAGCTGGCAATCATGAGTATTTTTCTGAAGACATACTGTCGTTTGATAATCAGCTTAGTCAATGGGATACCTTTGATGCGGATTCATTTAGTGGCTTAAAGTTTTTGCAGTGTCAGCAGATAGACGTGGGTGATATTCGGATTTTAGGCTGTACGCTTTGGACCGATTATCAGTTTCAAGCCACCAGTGATACCCGAGAGTCGGTGATGTCTTTTATGCGCGATTATCGTCAGATTATGGCCGGTGATTACTTATTCTCACCTGAGATATCGATAGAGATTCATAATCAGCACCGAGCTTGGCTAAGGCAAGCTTTGATTGAGGCGCACAGTCAACAAAAGACCGTAGTGGTGATGACTCATCACAGTGTGACACCACGGTCAGTGTCTGAACAGTACGCAGATAAACCCAGTAATGCCGCCTTTGTCTCAGACCTGAGCGCTTGGATGCATGAATCTTGGGCGCCTAAGTTTTGGTTACATGGGCATACTCATGAAGCGTTTGATTATGTCGAAGGCAAGACGCGAGTTGTGGTCAATCCTCGTGCTTATCCCGGTGAGATTAGCAGCACAAAATTAGAATTTCACTGGTCAAAGGTGGTGGAAGTTTGA
- the rpsT gene encoding 30S ribosomal protein S20 yields the protein MANSAQARKRARQNNTRRQHAASQRSMIRTYIKKVDAAILAGDYEAATAAYNKAVPVIDRMADKGVIHKNKAARHKSRYNKAIKALKA from the coding sequence GTGGCTAACTCAGCACAAGCTCGTAAACGCGCTCGTCAAAACAACACTCGTCGTCAGCACGCTGCATCACAGCGTTCAATGATCCGTACATACATCAAAAAAGTAGATGCCGCTATTCTTGCTGGTGACTACGAAGCAGCTACTGCCGCTTATAACAAAGCAGTACCTGTTATTGACCGTATGGCTGACAAAGGCGTTATCCATAAGAACAAAGCTGCTCGTCATAAGAGCCGTTACAACAAAGCAATTAAAGCACTTAAAGCTTAA
- the ppsA gene encoding phosphoenolpyruvate synthase, translating to MTAPQVITLDKLGKNDVDIVGGKNASLGEMISHLSDLGVSVPGGFATTADAFNNFLTETGLLDKINNELKALDVDDVKKLTETGEKIRNWIIEQELPKSLEQEIRDAFEVMSEGEDIAVAVRSSATAEDLPDASFAGQQETYLNIRGIENVLIAIKEVFSSLYNDRAIAYRVHQGFEHAGVALSAGIQRMVRSETGAAGVMFTLDTESGFDEVVFITSSYGLGEMVVQGAVNPDEFYLSKALLADNKPAVIRRNLGSKHQKMIYGDEGSTTRSVKTVEVEKEDRNQFSLTTEELTELAKQALTIEKHYGQPMDIEWAKDGDSGKLFIVQARPETVKSRQDRNVMERYIIQSKDAKVLCEGRSIGQRVGSGKVRVVNSIHEMDKVQVGDVLVSDMTDPDWEPVMKRASAIITNRGGRTCHAAIIARELGVPAIVGCGNATEVLSDGQEVTASCAEGDTGFIYEGMLDFEVQSNSIDAMPELPFKVMMNVGNPDRAFSFAQIPNAGVGLARLEFIINRMIGVHPKALLNMNSLPREVSQAIKERISGYASPVDFYVDKLVEGIATLAVAFRKQPVIVRMSDFKSNEYANLIGGKLYEPSEENPMLGFRGASRYVSDNFRDCFELECRALKRVRDDMGLTNVKIMIPFVRTTKEATEVVEILGKNGLKRGENGLELIMMCELPTNALLAEEFLEHFDGFSIGSNDLTQLTLGLDRDSGIVSHLFDERDAAVKKLLSMAITECRKQGKYVGICGQGPSDHPDLAYWLMEKGISSVSLNPDSVLDTWMFLANDANANANVVAK from the coding sequence ATGACAGCACCGCAAGTTATTACCCTAGACAAGTTAGGCAAAAACGACGTCGATATCGTGGGCGGTAAAAACGCTTCACTAGGCGAAATGATTAGCCACTTATCAGACCTTGGGGTTAGCGTACCTGGCGGCTTTGCAACCACTGCCGATGCATTTAATAACTTTCTGACTGAAACTGGTCTTTTGGACAAAATCAACAACGAACTAAAAGCGTTAGACGTTGATGATGTTAAAAAGTTAACTGAAACTGGTGAGAAGATTCGTAACTGGATCATCGAGCAAGAACTGCCTAAATCACTTGAGCAAGAAATCCGTGATGCTTTTGAAGTGATGAGTGAAGGTGAAGATATTGCGGTTGCTGTTCGTTCATCTGCTACTGCAGAAGACTTACCAGACGCCTCATTCGCAGGTCAGCAAGAGACTTATCTAAACATCCGTGGTATTGAGAACGTTTTAATTGCGATTAAAGAAGTATTCTCTTCTTTATATAATGACCGCGCTATCGCATATCGTGTACACCAAGGCTTTGAACATGCTGGTGTTGCTTTATCAGCAGGTATCCAGCGTATGGTTCGCTCAGAAACCGGTGCAGCGGGCGTTATGTTTACTCTAGACACTGAGAGTGGCTTTGATGAAGTAGTATTCATCACTTCAAGCTATGGTCTTGGTGAAATGGTTGTACAGGGTGCTGTTAACCCAGACGAATTCTATCTATCTAAAGCGTTATTAGCAGACAATAAGCCTGCGGTTATTCGCCGTAACTTAGGTAGTAAGCACCAGAAAATGATTTATGGTGACGAAGGCAGTACTACCCGCTCTGTTAAAACAGTGGAAGTTGAAAAAGAAGATCGTAACCAGTTCTCTTTAACCACTGAAGAGTTAACAGAACTTGCTAAGCAAGCATTGACTATTGAGAAGCACTACGGTCAGCCAATGGATATCGAGTGGGCCAAAGACGGTGACTCAGGTAAACTATTTATCGTTCAAGCACGTCCAGAGACTGTTAAGAGTCGTCAAGACCGTAACGTGATGGAACGCTATATTATTCAAAGTAAAGATGCCAAAGTTCTTTGTGAAGGTCGTTCAATCGGTCAACGCGTAGGCTCAGGTAAAGTACGTGTTGTGAACAGTATTCATGAAATGGATAAAGTTCAAGTAGGTGACGTTCTTGTTTCTGATATGACTGACCCAGATTGGGAACCAGTTATGAAGCGTGCTTCAGCTATTATTACCAACCGTGGTGGTCGTACTTGTCACGCTGCAATTATCGCTCGTGAGCTAGGCGTACCAGCAATCGTTGGCTGTGGTAATGCTACTGAAGTATTGTCTGATGGCCAAGAAGTAACCGCATCATGTGCGGAAGGTGATACAGGCTTTATCTACGAAGGCATGCTAGATTTTGAAGTTCAAAGCAATTCTATTGATGCCATGCCAGAACTTCCTTTCAAAGTTATGATGAACGTGGGTAACCCAGACCGTGCTTTCTCATTTGCACAAATTCCAAACGCAGGTGTGGGTCTAGCCCGTTTAGAATTCATCATCAACCGTATGATTGGTGTGCATCCTAAAGCCCTATTAAACATGAATTCTTTACCACGTGAAGTGTCTCAAGCCATTAAAGAACGTATTTCAGGCTATGCTTCACCGGTTGATTTCTACGTTGATAAATTGGTTGAAGGTATTGCTACACTAGCCGTTGCTTTCAGAAAGCAGCCAGTTATCGTTCGTATGTCTGACTTTAAGTCTAACGAATACGCTAACTTGATTGGTGGTAAACTATACGAGCCTTCAGAAGAAAACCCAATGCTTGGTTTCCGTGGTGCGAGCCGCTATGTTTCTGATAACTTCCGTGACTGCTTTGAATTAGAGTGTCGTGCTCTAAAACGTGTTCGTGACGATATGGGCTTAACCAATGTTAAGATTATGATTCCATTCGTACGTACCACTAAAGAGGCTACTGAAGTAGTAGAAATCCTAGGTAAAAACGGCTTGAAGCGTGGCGAAAACGGTCTTGAGTTAATCATGATGTGTGAGCTACCAACTAACGCCCTATTGGCTGAAGAGTTCTTAGAGCACTTCGATGGTTTCTCAATCGGTTCAAACGACTTAACTCAGTTAACACTAGGTCTAGACCGTGACTCAGGTATCGTATCTCACTTATTTGATGAGCGTGATGCTGCAGTTAAGAAACTATTGTCAATGGCTATCACTGAATGTCGTAAACAAGGCAAATATGTGGGTATCTGTGGCCAAGGCCCATCAGACCATCCAGATTTAGCTTACTGGTTAATGGAAAAGGGCATTAGCTCAGTATCATTAAACCCAGATTCAGTACTAGATACTTGGATGTTCTTAGCAAATGACGCCAACGCTAATGCCAACGTTGTTGCTAAATAA
- a CDS encoding lipopolysaccharide assembly protein LapA domain-containing protein translates to MRFVILVLLFLIFGYSLGLVVANNNEVAVNLLFTQAPAMSLGLLLILSIFLGVLIGILLALLLFKVFQNKWEIGRLSKENRRLQEELAQSNIEIQRLSQGTPADQTIYGDSQPHIDPIDTTVVR, encoded by the coding sequence ATGCGCTTTGTTATTCTTGTCTTATTGTTTTTAATTTTTGGCTACTCATTAGGCTTGGTTGTGGCTAATAACAATGAGGTTGCCGTTAATTTATTATTCACCCAAGCGCCAGCAATGAGTTTAGGACTACTGTTAATCCTATCTATTTTCCTTGGGGTGCTTATTGGTATTTTATTGGCATTACTATTGTTCAAAGTCTTCCAAAACAAATGGGAGATTGGCCGACTGTCTAAAGAAAATAGACGTTTGCAAGAAGAGTTGGCACAATCTAATATCGAAATTCAAAGACTGTCTCAAGGTACCCCAGCTGATCAGACAATATACGGTGACTCACAGCCTCATATTGATCCAATCGACACAACGGTAGTGAGATAA
- the sthA gene encoding Si-specific NAD(P)(+) transhydrogenase, with the protein MVRQSTASLEDDHLFHPNLISPLDNDRIRVKSTLISGSERIKTDQHEYEYDAVVIGAGPAGEAAAMKLAKSGKKVVVVDPRNQVGGNSAHVGTIPSKALRQSVFNLINYRRDPLFSQGLDYYQVPLNKVLTNARKVIRTQVDTHTRFYERNQIEVRHGWASFVDKHTLHIELGDGTGYETISFNKAIITVGSRPYRPDLLDFDHPRVFDSDKILQMDYVVRKIIIYGAGVIGCEYASIFTGLGYKVDLINNHDELLSYLDKEISDALAHDFRQFGVLVRHNEEIEKLETYDDYVVLHLKSGKKIKSDAILWSNGRSGNTESLNLEAIGLKANNRGQLKVDDTYCTEIDNIYAAGDVIGWPSLASAAYDQGRCAAAFMVGDKDAEPVSSVPTGIYTIPEISSIGKTEQELTDEKVPYEVGQAFFKHLARAQIIGERSGVLKILFHRETLEILGIHCYGNHASEIIHIGQAVMKLHGTLDYFVNTTFNYPTMAEAYRVAALNGLNRVF; encoded by the coding sequence ATGGTTAGACAAAGTACTGCTTCACTAGAAGACGATCATTTGTTTCATCCTAACTTAATTAGTCCTTTAGACAATGACCGTATTCGTGTCAAGTCTACCCTTATTAGTGGCTCTGAACGCATCAAAACCGACCAACATGAATATGAATATGATGCCGTCGTTATTGGTGCTGGTCCAGCCGGTGAAGCCGCCGCGATGAAGCTAGCAAAATCTGGTAAAAAAGTAGTGGTGGTTGACCCGCGCAACCAAGTGGGTGGTAACTCAGCTCACGTAGGAACAATCCCAAGTAAAGCATTACGTCAGTCTGTGTTTAACCTTATCAACTATCGCCGTGATCCTCTATTTTCACAGGGCTTAGATTATTATCAAGTGCCTTTGAATAAGGTATTAACCAATGCGCGTAAAGTGATTCGTACTCAGGTTGATACCCATACCCGCTTTTATGAGCGTAATCAAATTGAGGTTCGTCATGGTTGGGCAAGTTTCGTAGATAAGCACACGCTTCATATTGAATTAGGGGATGGTACAGGCTATGAAACCATCTCCTTTAACAAAGCCATTATCACCGTCGGTAGCCGTCCTTATCGTCCTGATTTACTAGATTTTGATCATCCTCGTGTTTTCGATTCTGACAAAATCTTGCAAATGGATTATGTGGTCAGAAAGATTATTATTTATGGCGCCGGTGTCATTGGCTGTGAATATGCATCAATCTTTACAGGTCTTGGTTACAAAGTGGATTTAATCAATAACCATGATGAGTTATTAAGCTACTTAGATAAAGAGATTAGTGATGCTTTAGCACATGACTTTAGACAGTTTGGTGTATTAGTCAGACATAACGAAGAAATTGAGAAGCTAGAAACCTATGACGATTATGTGGTGCTGCACTTGAAGAGTGGTAAGAAAATCAAGTCTGACGCTATCTTATGGTCGAACGGCCGTTCAGGAAATACAGAAAGCTTGAATCTTGAAGCCATTGGTCTTAAAGCGAATAATCGTGGTCAATTGAAGGTTGATGACACTTACTGCACCGAAATCGATAACATTTATGCAGCAGGGGATGTTATTGGCTGGCCGTCATTGGCTTCAGCCGCTTATGACCAAGGCCGTTGTGCGGCGGCATTCATGGTAGGCGATAAAGATGCTGAGCCGGTATCGAGTGTACCAACGGGTATTTATACCATTCCTGAGATTTCGAGTATTGGTAAAACTGAGCAAGAGCTTACCGATGAGAAAGTGCCTTATGAAGTCGGACAAGCTTTCTTTAAACATTTGGCCCGTGCTCAAATCATTGGAGAGCGCTCAGGGGTATTGAAGATCTTATTCCACCGCGAGACATTAGAAATCTTGGGCATCCATTGTTACGGTAACCATGCTTCAGAGATTATTCATATTGGTCAGGCGGTAATGAAACTTCACGGTACACTTGACTACTTCGTGAATACTACTTTCAACTATCCGACTATGGCGGAAGCTTATCGTGTTGCAGCCTTAAATGGCTTGAACCGAGTGTTTTAG
- a CDS encoding HIT family protein produces the protein MTVKAYQEDNIFAKMLLGEIPCHKVYEDDKTLAFMDIMPQAKGHVLVIPKQKAVELSQLEPEYASAVLMTAKKVMQAQRKVFDREGIIQMQLNGAEAGQTVFHYHVHLIPTNIHELGKHAAKQADMAELVQQAKQLAEAIEQA, from the coding sequence ATGACTGTAAAAGCGTATCAGGAAGACAATATTTTTGCCAAGATGCTATTGGGAGAGATTCCTTGTCATAAGGTCTATGAGGACGATAAAACTTTGGCCTTTATGGACATCATGCCACAAGCCAAAGGCCATGTATTGGTTATTCCTAAACAAAAAGCTGTTGAATTGTCGCAGCTAGAGCCTGAGTATGCCAGTGCAGTATTAATGACTGCCAAAAAAGTAATGCAAGCGCAGCGTAAAGTGTTTGATCGAGAAGGCATTATTCAGATGCAGTTAAATGGGGCAGAGGCAGGTCAAACTGTTTTCCATTATCATGTGCATCTTATACCTACTAATATTCATGAACTCGGTAAGCATGCTGCGAAGCAAGCAGACATGGCTGAGCTTGTCCAACAAGCGAAGCAGCTTGCTGAGGCTATTGAACAGGCTTAG